GCGCAAGGTGCCCCAGCGTCCCTGGTACGCGCGGCATCTGTCGCTGAAGAACATCGTGACCTGAAGCCAGGCGCGCAGGAGGTTCGCCGGCAAGCCGGCGCCACCCCCGCGCCTGTAGGCCCCAGCCTTGCTGGCGAACCAGGCGAGGCGCTGTCCAAGCCCTGCTTACTCTACTTGCCACCCCCCGCCCAGCGCCTTGTACAACGCCACGCTACCCTGCAACCTCGCCAGGCGCAGTTGCGCCTGCTGGTCCTGGGCCAGGTACAGCGTGCGCTGGGTCTCGAGCACGCTGAGCAAGGTCTCGGCGCCAGCACCATAGCGCTGTTGGGCCAGGTCGAAGGCAATCCGCGCCTGGTCGACTTCCTGGTCTTGCCACTGGCGTTGCCGCTCGACGCCGCTGATGGCGTTCAATGCCTTCTCGACATCGGCGAAGCCGGCCAGGATGCTGCCCCGGTAGTCTTCGAGCAGTTCCTGTTGGCGGGCGTTGGCCAGGTCGCGCGAGGCGCTGAGGCGGCCGTTGTTGAAGATCGGCGCGGCGAGCCCGGCGGTGAGGGTGTAGTAGGGGCTGTCGAACAGGTTGGCGAAGGTCCGCGCACCGCTGCCGACATCGGCACCCAGCACCAGGCGCGGCAGCATGGCGGCCCGGGCCACCTGGACGTTGGCGCTGGCCGCGGCCAGCCGGGCCTCGGCGGCGGCGATGTCCGGGCGGCGGCCCAGCAGTTCGCTGGGCACGCCGCTGCCGATCCCCGGCCAGCGCAGGCCATCGAGCGTCTGCACGCTGGCGGGCAGGGCCTGGACCGGCTCGCCGAGCAAGGTGGCCAGGGTTACCCGGTTGTCCTGCCAGCGCTGTTCCAGCAGTGGCACCTGGCGCTCCTGGGCGGCCACCAGGCTGCGTTGCTGGGCCAGTTCCAGGCGCGTGGCCGAGCCTGAGCGTTCACGGGCGTTCACCAGATCCAGCACGTCGCGGGCATTGCCCAGGTTAAGGCGGGCGATGCGCAGCTGCTGTTCCAGGGCCAGGCCTTGCAGGTAGCTG
The window above is part of the Pseudomonas muyukensis genome. Proteins encoded here:
- a CDS encoding efflux transporter outer membrane subunit; the encoded protein is MTFPSRFSLLTLSLCLAACSTPPPPAANIDTPSSWQGPAHAARPLPDQHWWRAFASDELDRLVERARHNSHDLAAAAARVRQAQASAVIAGAPLLPEVQLGLNGSRQRLLRGNGNDQLDASSSERTSTSFGTRLSASYEIDFWGGLRATRDSALRSLDASRFDRQTVELTLVSAVADSYLQGLALEQQLRIARLNLGNARDVLDLVNARERSGSATRLELAQQRSLVAAQERQVPLLEQRWQDNRVTLATLLGEPVQALPASVQTLDGLRWPGIGSGVPSELLGRRPDIAAAEARLAAASANVQVARAAMLPRLVLGADVGSGARTFANLFDSPYYTLTAGLAAPIFNNGRLSASRDLANARQQELLEDYRGSILAGFADVEKALNAISGVERQRQWQDQEVDQARIAFDLAQQRYGAGAETLLSVLETQRTLYLAQDQQAQLRLARLQGSVALYKALGGGWQVE